The uncultured Desulfatiglans sp. DNA window AGTGGACAATTCAGGTTGCACCGGCTGGTGCTCTCGATCTGGAAGATGGTAGGCCGAAAGGCCATAACCAGCCTCACTTTTTCTGGCAGTGGCAGTTCTTTGAAAACGGCCTCCGCCCGGCTGTACGCCTCGTCCTGCCGGGGCCCAGCCATCGCGGCCGCAAGCCGCCCCTCGTCAGGCTGCAGCGCCTGCTGCAAAGACCCCGATCTCATGCCCTGTCCTCTCGTTGATATAGGTGGCGGCAAGCCGCATGTCGTTTCGCGCCGTCAAACGGAGCGCAGGCTCATTGTCCATCCGGATCGTGACATAGATCTTCCACCCGGGAGAACGGGCCACCAACCCCTTGAGCAGCCGGTCCCCAAGCCCCATGCCGCGGTATTCGGGCCGCACCGCCGTATACCCCCTTTCGAGATAGCCGTCGAGGTTCAGCCCCGTCTTTTCTTCGATCCGGCGCCGATACCTCTCCAAAGGCCGCTTGTGCGTCATGGTGGCCACCACCCGGTCCCCTTCGACGGCGTAGCCGATCAGCCAGGCCTTTTCCAGATTCTCCCGGATCCAGCTGAGCCCCACTTCGCCCCCCAGTTCGACCAGGCGGCAAATACCATCCAGGATGTTTTCGGGAACATCCGCCGGACATTCGAAAAAAAGCTGAATCCGCGACCCTTTGTCATATCGAGCCAGATCACCCGGCGACACCTTCCAATTCAGGACCGCATCGAGCCCATAACGCGAGACATAGAGCATCAGGTATTCCCGAATGCGCAGATAGTACCAGAAAGGGTGACCGTACAGATCCTTCAGGCGGTAAGTCTGCGCCTCTTCGAGAAAGGTCGTGAGGGCCGCCCCGTCCATACCCTCCCGGCAGACGAAGGGGTGATCGGAGCCGAAGGGACTCGGGCTTTCGCCGATTTCGGATATGGCATAGTCCTCCGGCCGTTGCATGATGCGGGAGTACTTGAGGAGCACGAAACGAAAGAAGATCGAAGAATGGATCCTGTCAATGTTTTCCTCGAGGAAACGCAGCGTCTCGTCGGCCTCCTCACGCGTCTCCCCCGGGAAGCCGAAAATGACCGTGGCGTGGTTCCATATCCCCGCCCTGGAGGCGTCGCCAAGCACCCTCAGGGTTTCCGGCAGCCGGGTTCCCTTGTTCATGAGCTTCAAAATGCGCGGGTGCCCCGTCTCGAGCCCCCACCGCACCAGCCGGACCCCGGCCCGGGCCAGGAGATCCAGCCGATCGGCCGTAAAAGCGCCGACCGGCTTGCACCAGAGGGAGATGTCGAAGCGTAGACCGCGATCGAGGATCCCGCGGGCGACCTCCGCCAGGTAGGGGGCCGTGAGACAGTCGTCATTGACAGTGAAGCAGGGGGTTCCGTGCCGGGAGTGCAGTTCGGCCAGATGGCCGACCGCCCGTTCCGGCGGTACGGTCATAAAGCGGCGGTTGTCGTAACGCGAGCAGAAGGCGCACTTCCCCCAGTAACACCCTTCCGAGAAACGGATCGGCAGGATGGGAACAGGCGACAGGTAGCTTCGGAGGTCGAGATCCGTGAAATCGGGTGTGGGCAGCTCCGGCAAGGGCTCATGCCCGCAGATCGGGGTCTCGATCCATTTCCCCCGACGCGAAAAGCCTAAATTGGGGGCATCATCCCAAGGCCGGCCCGATAACAGGCGATCCAGGAGGAAGGCCAGAGGCCGTTCTCCATCCTGCAGCACCACGCTGTGCGCAAATTCAGGGAGGTAGTCCGGCTCCTTCTCGAAGGCGTCCCGAAGGCGCAGGATATGGCGGCCTCCGAGTGTAACGTGGACGTCCGGGAAACGCCGTTTGAGAAATCTGGCCAGCGTCAGACCCCCGGGGGCCTGATAGGATGTGGATATGGATATCCCCACCAGGCGAGGGGCCTCCCGCGCCACCAGGTCAGGGATGGTCCGCTCGTAGAAATCCAGGAAAGGGTTGGCACGACGGTCATCGCAGAAGCGGATCATCCCCGCGTAATCCTCGATCCCGGGATGCTGGAAGGTATTGAAGGTGAAGGAGGTCGGAAACCATGAGAGCGACGCCATCCGCAAGAGCCGGTAGAGATTGGTCTGAGCCCGGATGCAGCGCTCGGGGTCGAAAAACCCCGCCTCCTGCCTAAGATCCTCTATAAACCGGCGCACCTGAGCGGCGCGGTCCGTCCACACATCACGACGATCCCGAATATCCCGGAACAGGGCCTGCTGCGGGCCGGACATGCCTTCCGCCGGTCTTTCCAAGATCTGCGCCAGCATAGCGTCCAACCGCTCCGGCATCAGCAGGTACTCCAGAAAAAAATCGAGGCTGACATCGGTATGCCGCACGCCAAATCCGGCCTTACGCAAATAGGCCGTCAGGGCGGGGAGGGCCAGGAAAGGGGTCACAGGCGTCCAAACAGGTGGAAACATCAGGAGGATGTCGCAAACGCTTTTGATTTGCTTCAGATCACGCATTCTTTTAGAATAGCGAGCCATCGCATTTAATCAAGGCTTTTTTGGGTGCATCCGAAGACGGCGATCCCTGCCCACGGCTCTTTGGGCCGCCTCGATCGACGATGGCCAAAAGGGGCGTATGAACATAGGTATCCTGAGTGCCAGAGATCGCAACTACCATCCGAACCGAAGGCTCCTCGAGGCCTCCCGTGAACGCGGACACGAAGCCCATCTCATCCATCCGAAGGACTGCCGCTCCCTCCTTGCGCGTGGAGGTATGACGATCGAAGGCCCCGGCATCAGGCCGGAGGTGCTTCTGCCCCGCATCGGGGCCACCATCAACGATTATGCCCTCGCCCTGATCAGGCATTTTGAACTCTCGGGAACGCAACTCATCAACGGCTTTCCGGCCATCGCCCTCACTCGCGACAAATTCCTAGGGCTGCAGACCCTCGCGGCGGGCGGCATCCCTGTGCCCCGGTCGATACTGGTCAGCAATCGCGGGAACCTCGAACGGGCGGTCGAAGACCTCGGCGGCTGTCCAGTCGTGGTCAAAACCCTCCGAAGCCGCCAGGGCGAAGGGGTCTTTCTGCTCGAACATCCTTCGGACGGCGCAGAACTCGTAGAAAGGTTCGATGCGCGAAAGCGCGGATTGCTGGTCCAGGAATACATTCCGCCGGCCGGCAGGATGGACGTGCGTCTCTTTGTCCTGGGAGATCAGATCCCCGCAGCCGCAGCCCTCACCCCCCAGGAGGGGGATTTCCGCGCCAACATCCATCAGAACGGCCATGCACGCATCTTTGCCCCGGAGCCCGCCCTGGTCGATCTCGCTATCAAGGCCAAAAGGGCGCTCGGGCTGAACATCGCCGGCGTGGACGTCATCATCGATCGGAACGGCGGCCCATGGGTGATCGAGGTGAACTATTCGCCGGGGTTCAAAGGGCTCGAGGCGGTTTCGGGGCTGGACATTGCAGCTGAGATCATCCATTATGTCGAACGGGTGCATGCACGGAAGAACGGAGACCGCTGATGAAAATCGCCTTTCTGATGGATCGCCTGGACTCCATCGACCCCGTCAACGAGACCACCAGCCACCTCATGTACGAATGCAACGAGCGCGGCCACACGGTCTATTTCCTCGAGCCCCACGATGTCTACGTCCGGCAGAATGCGGTCCTGGCCCGTATGCGCAATGTCACGGTCGAACCGGGTCTCTCGATCCGCCGCTACTGGAGGGCGCTCATCCGGTGCATGAAAAAGGACGAACTCATCTTCGAAAGCGTGACGGAACTCGACGCCCTCTTTCTCCGCAAGAACCCGCCCCTGGTCTACCAGACCATGGAGTTCCTGGCGCCGGTCAACAACCGGGTCTTCATGATCAACAGCACCCGCGGCCAGATCCTTGCCAACAGCAAGCTTTACACGCTGAATTTCCCGGATATCATCCCACAGACGCACATCTCCCGTGACCCCGTCCGCCTCAAAAAGATCATCGACGACTTCGGCGGCGCCATGGTCGTCAAACCCCTGCAGCGGTTCGGCGGGGAGGGTGTCATCAAGGTCAGCGTCCGCGACCGCGAAAACCTGATCTCCCTCATCAACTACTATGTCCGGACCTATCAGGCATACCCCAACCGGGAACCGATCATGGTCCAGGAATATCTGGATATCGTCAAGACCGAAGGGGATGTGCGCATCCTGCTCTTGAACGGTGAAATTCTCGGGGCGATGCGCCGAAAACCCCGCCTGGGGGATTTCAGAACGAACATTCACGCGGGGGCAAGCGCCCATAAACACGATATCACCCCGCGCGAAAGGGACATCTGTGCTACAATCAGCGAAAGGCTCAGGAGGGACGGGCTCTACTTCGTGGGGATCGACATCATCGGCGACAAGCTCATCGAGGTCAACTGTGTCAGCCCGGGTGGAATCCCGCGCATCAACCGCCTCAACAACGTCCGTCTGGAGAGGAATGTGATCGATTTTATCGAAACCGAAGTCAGCAAGATGAAACAGGACCACCCGTAGGAAACGGACAACCCATGCGGTGCAGCAGGGAAATCCGTTTACCCGGCAAACCACTTTCGGAAGAGAAAGGACCACCGACATGAAAAACGTCCATTGTTCCAAGAACCTGACAGGTCTGGTGCTCATTCTTCTGCTGGTCGGCTTTTGCACACTCCCACCCATCTTCACCTCGCCGGCTTCCGCACGCGACATCCTGAAAATAGGACTCCTCGAGGAACCCAAGACGCTCAACATCTGGATGGCGAGCGACACGTGGTCCAGCAAGGTGCTCTCTCAAATATATCAACCTCTATACATCCGCGAGCCGGAGAACCTGGATCTGATCCCCTGGCTTGCCGAAAGCGATCCCGTTTACAACGAGGCAGAACTCTCCTACACCGTGACCCTCAGACCGGCCAAATGGTCAGACGGCACCAAAGTCACCGCTGAGGACGTGATATTTACGGGTGAGTTCATCCAGGAATTCAAGATCCCCCGCTATGCCTCCTATTTCAAGTTCGTCAAGAAGATAGAGGCGTTGGATCAAAGGACCGTCCGGTATCACCTCGAGAAGCCCCAGGCCATCTTTCTCAGCCGGACCCTGACCACGCCGATCGTCCAGAAAAGGCAATGGATGCCCATCGTGAACGACATCCGGGGGAAAGACAAACCGCTGGCCGAGATTATCAATGTCAAGATCGATCAGCCGATCGGATGCGGACCTTTCGTCCTGAAGGAGTGGCAGCAGGGGGCCTATATCTTCATGGCAACCAATCCCGACTTTTTCGGCCGGAACCTCACCATTGCCGACCACAAACTCGGTCCGTACATCGACGGAATCATCTTCAAAGTTTTCGGCACATCGGATGCCGCGATCCTCGCGCTCAAGAAGGGCACGATAGACATGTTCTGGTGGGGGATCCAGGCGGGTTATATCGAGGACCTCAAGAGGCAGAAGACGGTGGAGATCCACACGAACGACAAAAGTGCACTCTATTACCTGGGGTTCAATGTCAGGAAGGCCCCTTTCAGCGATCCCGCCCTACGCCGGGCCATCGCTACGCTGATCGACAAAGACTTCATCATCACACGGATCCTGCAAGGATACGCCATAGAACTGGACTCCGTCGTTCCTCCCGGCAACCGTTTCTGGCACTGCCCGAATGTCCCGTCCTACGGCAAGGGGCTGTCAAGAAATGAGCGGATCAAAGCGGCTTACGACATCCTCAAAAACGCGGGATACACATGGGACATCCCCCCGGTCGATCCGAAGGGGAAGATCAGCGCCGCCAAAGGCCTGCGCCTGCCCGAAGGCAAACCCATGGAGGGCTTCACGATCCTGACGCCTCCGGCCGACTACGATCCGAACCGGGCGATGACCGGCATGATCGTCCAGGAGTGGCTGCGTCAGATAGGGATGCCCGCTACTTCGAGGCCTATGGCGTTCGGCGCGCTCATCGACCAGGTCAAGAGCCGGCACGATTTCGATGCCTTCGTCCTCGGCTACGGGAAGCTTTCCCTCGACCCGGACTACATCCGGAACTTTTTCTCATCCAGCAACGATAAGTCGAAAGGGAGCAACATGAGCGGATACCGCAACCCCGAGTTCGATCGGATCGCCGAGGAATCCGCCGCCACCATGGACGCGAAGAAGCGTCAGGACCTCGTTTGGAAGATGCAAAGCATCATCCTGGAGGATGTCCCCTATCTCCCCATTTACAACCCGAAGGTTGTCGAGGCGGTGCGCAACGACCACTTCAAGGGATGGATCGATATGATCGAAGGCATCGGGAACCACTGGTCTTTCTGCCTCGTCGAACCCCGTTGAGTGCGCTTCGACCCTTTGAGTGAAGTCGATCTGTTTCAAAGTGGATGCGGCGGATTGCGCAGCCGCAGCCGGTGAAAAACCCGCGCCCTGCTGCGCAGCCGTTAGGCGAACAGCAAAACATCTCGGGAAACGGATGTTTTAAGGCGAAAACCCGAGCAAATCCGGATCGAACATGGAATTGCGACGCTACGTCCTCAAGAGGCTGTTTCAGATCATCATCATCTTTTTCATCATCCTGACGGTCCTCTTCCTGCTGTTCCGGCTGGCCCCCGGCGATCCGGTCTCCCGTATGATCGATCCAGACATGACCGCCGAGGATGCCCGGCATCTCATGCAGCAGCTCGGGCTGGACCAACCCCTTGGAGTTCAATACCTCTACTACGTCAAAAATTTCTTTACGGGAAACTTCGGATTTTCTTTCCATTACGGGCAGCCCGTCATCCGCATCATCGCCGACAGGCTGCCCAACACCGTCCTGCTGTTCACGACTTCGATCGTCCTGGCGGCCTTCGCCGGTGTTTTTCTGGGCAAGATCGCTTCCTGGCACAAAGGACGCAGCCTCGATACCACCATGACGCTCGGCGCCCTGGTGACCCATACCCTGTTTCTGCCCTGGCTCGCCCTGATCCTCATCTGGGTGTTCGCCTACAAACTGGGCTGGTTCCCCATCAACGGAATGATCTCTGAGGAGATCTGGCTCGATCCCGATGCGGGTTTGTGGCTCAAAACCCTCGATGTGGCTCACCACATGGTCCTCCCTTTAGGGACGCTGTTTTTGATTCACTTCGGCAGTTATCTTCTCATCATGCGCAGCAGCATGCTCGAGACGCTGAAGGAAGACTACATCCTGACTGCGCGTGCCAAAGGACTTACGGAAAAGACGATCCGCAACCGCCATGCCGCCCCCAACGCCGCCCTGCCGGTGGTCACCAGTGTAGGCCTCAGTCTGGCGTTTTCAATCAACGGAGGAGCCTTGACGGAGACCGTCTTCACCTGGCCCGGCATCGGCCGGGAGTTGGTCTTCTCCGTCAGCCACAACGATTACCCTCTGGCTCAGGCGTCCTTCCTGCTCATCGCCACGGTCGTCCTCCTGTCCAATCTCGTGGTCGATGTGCTTTACGCCTATCTGGACCCCCGGATCCGGTACTGAACCGGGACCCGTTCCGCAAGGATGGAATACGCATGAAACGTCATCCGGATCGACCAAGAGAAACAGGGGGCATGCGCTCGGGCTGGGGCGGCCGTCTCCGTGAAAACTGGGTGATTTTCAGGCAAAACCTTCTGGGGAAGCTCGGAATGATCCTGTTGGTCTGCTTCGGGCTGATGGCGATCACGAGCTTCATCCCGCCGCTGATCGATCCAATGTACGACCCCATGACCGGCGTCGACCCCGAAATCATCAGTTCCACCGGGCCGAGCGCACGGCATTGGCTGGGGACCGATTTCATGGGGAGGGACATCTTGAGCCAGCTTTTGGCCGGTGCAAGGGTGGCCTTCATGGTCGGGGTGTCCGCCGCCTTCATGAGCATCTTTCTCGGCACCGCCATCGGGATGGTCGCAGGGTATGCAGGCCGGTTCATCGACACCCTTCTGATGCGGGCAGCCGACATCATCATGGTCATGCCGACCCTCCTGGTGGTGTTGATCCTTTCCTCCCTTTTCGGGCAGCTGAATATCTGGACCATCGTCCTGATCATCGCCCTGTTCCGCTGGCCGGGTGTGTCGCGTGTCATCAGGGCCCAGACCCTTTCCTTGAAGAATCGACCCTTCATCGAGGCCGCCCGTGTCGCAGGCGCATCGCACCTGAGGATCGTCTTCCGCCACATCATGCCCAATGTCCTGCCGCTTTCCTTCCTTTACATGACCTTCAGGGTGACCTCGGCCATCATCATCGAAGCCGCGCTCGCCTTTCTCGGGTTTGGAGACCCGGGGACCGTCAGCTGGGGGATGATGCTCCAGTGGGTATGGAAGACCGGGCATATGTTCAAGGCCCCTTATTGGCTCTTGCCACCGGGCCTGTGCATCTCCCTGATCACCCTGTCATTCTACATGCTGGGTCGTGCGATGGACGAAGTCCTCGACCCGAGGCTCAGAAAGGAGGGACAGGCCGAGTAAGATGCCACTCCTCGAGGTCGAAAATCTCAGCATCGGCTATCATACCCGCAAAGGCTTCCGCAGGGCGGTCGAGAAGGTTTCCTTCTCCCTGGATGCCGGCCGGTCCCTCGGATTCGTCGGGGAATCGGGCTGTGGTAAAACCACCCTCGGCATGGGGCTCATGCGGCTCCTGCCGCCTAATGCCGTGATCACCGAGGGCCGTGTGACGTTCGATGGCACAGACCTCCTCGATCTGCTCGAAGACGAAATGCGCCAAATCCGCTGGAACAAGATCTCCATGATCTTCCAGGCCGCGATGAATGCCCTCAACCCGGTTCACCGGGTAGCCAACCAGATCGCTGAGGCCATTATGGCCCACTCCGCAGGTATGCATAAGGCGGAAGCCAACCGGAAGGTCGAGGCGTTATTCCAGTTGGTCGGCATTCCGAAAAACCGGATGCGCGACTACCCCCACCAGTACAGCGGGGGAATGAAACAGCGGGCGATCATCGCCATGGCGCTGGCCTGCAGGCCCAAACTGATCATCGCCGACGAGCCTACCACCGCCTTGGATGTCATCGTACAGGACCAGATCCTCGAAGAGACCCGCAACCTGCAGAAGGAATTCGGCGTCGCCATCATCTTCATCTCCCACGACATCGCCATCGTGGCGGATGTGTGCCACGACATCGGGATCATGTACGCCGGGCAGCTCGTGGAATACGGGCCAAGAACCGAGGTCTTCGACCATCCGGTGCACCCGTATACCCAGGCACTGCTGGCTTCCTACCCCGCGCTGACGGGCCCCAGGAGCCGCCTCAAACCGATTCCCGGGGAAATGCCCAACCTTATAAACCCGCCCGAAGGCTGCCGTTTCTGCGACCGCTGCC harbors:
- the gshB gene encoding Glutathione synthetase, with protein sequence MKIAFLMDRLDSIDPVNETTSHLMYECNERGHTVYFLEPHDVYVRQNAVLARMRNVTVEPGLSIRRYWRALIRCMKKDELIFESVTELDALFLRKNPPLVYQTMEFLAPVNNRVFMINSTRGQILANSKLYTLNFPDIIPQTHISRDPVRLKKIIDDFGGAMVVKPLQRFGGEGVIKVSVRDRENLISLINYYVRTYQAYPNREPIMVQEYLDIVKTEGDVRILLLNGEILGAMRRKPRLGDFRTNIHAGASAHKHDITPRERDICATISERLRRDGLYFVGIDIIGDKLIEVNCVSPGGIPRINRLNNVRLERNVIDFIETEVSKMKQDHP
- a CDS encoding hypothetical protein (Evidence 5 : Unknown function) — translated: MARYSKRMRDLKQIKSVCDILLMFPPVWTPVTPFLALPALTAYLRKAGFGVRHTDVSLDFFLEYLLMPERLDAMLAQILERPAEGMSGPQQALFRDIRDRRDVWTDRAAQVRRFIEDLRQEAGFFDPERCIRAQTNLYRLLRMASLSWFPTSFTFNTFQHPGIEDYAGMIRFCDDRRANPFLDFYERTIPDLVAREAPRLVGISISTSYQAPGGLTLARFLKRRFPDVHVTLGGRHILRLRDAFEKEPDYLPEFAHSVVLQDGERPLAFLLDRLLSGRPWDDAPNLGFSRRGKWIETPICGHEPLPELPTPDFTDLDLRSYLSPVPILPIRFSEGCYWGKCAFCSRYDNRRFMTVPPERAVGHLAELHSRHGTPCFTVNDDCLTAPYLAEVARGILDRGLRFDISLWCKPVGAFTADRLDLLARAGVRLVRWGLETGHPRILKLMNKGTRLPETLRVLGDASRAGIWNHATVIFGFPGETREEADETLRFLEENIDRIHSSIFFRFVLLKYSRIMQRPEDYAISEIGESPSPFGSDHPFVCREGMDGAALTTFLEEAQTYRLKDLYGHPFWYYLRIREYLMLYVSRYGLDAVLNWKVSPGDLARYDKGSRIQLFFECPADVPENILDGICRLVELGGEVGLSWIRENLEKAWLIGYAVEGDRVVATMTHKRPLERYRRRIEEKTGLNLDGYLERGYTAVRPEYRGMGLGDRLLKGLVARSPGWKIYVTIRMDNEPALRLTARNDMRLAATYINERTGHEIGVFAAGAAA
- a CDS encoding Alpha-L-glutamate ligase, RimK family, producing the protein MNIGILSARDRNYHPNRRLLEASRERGHEAHLIHPKDCRSLLARGGMTIEGPGIRPEVLLPRIGATINDYALALIRHFELSGTQLINGFPAIALTRDKFLGLQTLAAGGIPVPRSILVSNRGNLERAVEDLGGCPVVVKTLRSRQGEGVFLLEHPSDGAELVERFDARKRGLLVQEYIPPAGRMDVRLFVLGDQIPAAAALTPQEGDFRANIHQNGHARIFAPEPALVDLAIKAKRALGLNIAGVDVIIDRNGGPWVIEVNYSPGFKGLEAVSGLDIAAEIIHYVERVHARKNGDR
- a CDS encoding Bacterial extracellular solute-binding protein, family 5, with product MKNVHCSKNLTGLVLILLLVGFCTLPPIFTSPASARDILKIGLLEEPKTLNIWMASDTWSSKVLSQIYQPLYIREPENLDLIPWLAESDPVYNEAELSYTVTLRPAKWSDGTKVTAEDVIFTGEFIQEFKIPRYASYFKFVKKIEALDQRTVRYHLEKPQAIFLSRTLTTPIVQKRQWMPIVNDIRGKDKPLAEIINVKIDQPIGCGPFVLKEWQQGAYIFMATNPDFFGRNLTIADHKLGPYIDGIIFKVFGTSDAAILALKKGTIDMFWWGIQAGYIEDLKRQKTVEIHTNDKSALYYLGFNVRKAPFSDPALRRAIATLIDKDFIITRILQGYAIELDSVVPPGNRFWHCPNVPSYGKGLSRNERIKAAYDILKNAGYTWDIPPVDPKGKISAAKGLRLPEGKPMEGFTILTPPADYDPNRAMTGMIVQEWLRQIGMPATSRPMAFGALIDQVKSRHDFDAFVLGYGKLSLDPDYIRNFFSSSNDKSKGSNMSGYRNPEFDRIAEESAATMDAKKRQDLVWKMQSIILEDVPYLPIYNPKVVEAVRNDHFKGWIDMIEGIGNHWSFCLVEPR
- a CDS encoding putative oligopeptide ABC transporter, permease protein AppB (Evidence 3 : Putative function from multiple computational evidences); this translates as MELRRYVLKRLFQIIIIFFIILTVLFLLFRLAPGDPVSRMIDPDMTAEDARHLMQQLGLDQPLGVQYLYYVKNFFTGNFGFSFHYGQPVIRIIADRLPNTVLLFTTSIVLAAFAGVFLGKIASWHKGRSLDTTMTLGALVTHTLFLPWLALILIWVFAYKLGWFPINGMISEEIWLDPDAGLWLKTLDVAHHMVLPLGTLFLIHFGSYLLIMRSSMLETLKEDYILTARAKGLTEKTIRNRHAAPNAALPVVTSVGLSLAFSINGGALTETVFTWPGIGRELVFSVSHNDYPLAQASFLLIATVVLLSNLVVDVLYAYLDPRIRY
- a CDS encoding ABC transporter, permease protein, producing the protein MKRHPDRPRETGGMRSGWGGRLRENWVIFRQNLLGKLGMILLVCFGLMAITSFIPPLIDPMYDPMTGVDPEIISSTGPSARHWLGTDFMGRDILSQLLAGARVAFMVGVSAAFMSIFLGTAIGMVAGYAGRFIDTLLMRAADIIMVMPTLLVVLILSSLFGQLNIWTIVLIIALFRWPGVSRVIRAQTLSLKNRPFIEAARVAGASHLRIVFRHIMPNVLPLSFLYMTFRVTSAIIIEAALAFLGFGDPGTVSWGMMLQWVWKTGHMFKAPYWLLPPGLCISLITLSFYMLGRAMDEVLDPRLRKEGQAE
- the oppD gene encoding oligopeptide transporter subunit; ATP-binding component of ABC superfamily (Evidence 2a : Function from experimental evidences in other organisms; Product type t : transporter), with product MPLLEVENLSIGYHTRKGFRRAVEKVSFSLDAGRSLGFVGESGCGKTTLGMGLMRLLPPNAVITEGRVTFDGTDLLDLLEDEMRQIRWNKISMIFQAAMNALNPVHRVANQIAEAIMAHSAGMHKAEANRKVEALFQLVGIPKNRMRDYPHQYSGGMKQRAIIAMALACRPKLIIADEPTTALDVIVQDQILEETRNLQKEFGVAIIFISHDIAIVADVCHDIGIMYAGQLVEYGPRTEVFDHPVHPYTQALLASYPALTGPRSRLKPIPGEMPNLINPPEGCRFCDRCPGATAACRREAPAWTSVGPGHHALCAQCR